The Gemmatimonadota bacterium genome includes a region encoding these proteins:
- a CDS encoding BNR-4 repeat-containing protein, whose amino-acid sequence MTRLISQIGSERATSGAGNKVVTYEGRTHVVWQDVTREGYFNRVCTFDRDTGECLGPFTLNQGRDNHARPVMTIDHQGYLQAIMSGHNSPVTYRRSVRPNDASEWTEGEPAGSGTYPVVVCGLDDALYLTVRSSNRWDGVDFYSKDKGEAWRERGKLVKRREDYTGYGAFQTGMAVGADGVIHLVIDFYEGRGTYDHRGLHQAVCYMCSRDGGETWERADGSRVALPARPEQLDVLARSEEDERHEPMPRPEVLAQGCIVVSSGGPHILYVSHLDEPGEIVHAYLDAEGVWQRESIDGGFPDHRPTGCRGAFSVDEAGTLYALLEFQPLGRGWNEGKPTRGLNWETEDKRLVWLTLQDGDWKSQLALPQDAIFNEANLERPAGANTIPAGQYPPFVFFDGESRYPDKEAGEVINNQVFFCGSK is encoded by the coding sequence ATGACCAGATTAATCTCTCAAATTGGCAGTGAGCGCGCGACTTCTGGCGCGGGGAATAAGGTTGTTACGTATGAGGGTAGGACGCATGTGGTCTGGCAAGATGTTACGCGTGAGGGCTATTTTAACAGGGTTTGTACTTTTGATCGCGATACTGGCGAGTGTTTGGGACCGTTTACGCTTAATCAGGGACGCGATAATCACGCGCGTCCGGTTATGACTATTGACCATCAGGGCTATTTGCAGGCGATTATGAGTGGTCATAATTCGCCGGTGACGTATCGGCGGTCGGTGCGGCCCAATGATGCGAGTGAGTGGACAGAGGGAGAGCCAGCCGGGTCGGGGACCTATCCGGTTGTTGTGTGCGGTTTGGACGATGCACTTTATTTGACGGTGCGTTCATCCAATCGCTGGGATGGTGTGGATTTTTATTCTAAAGATAAGGGTGAAGCCTGGCGAGAACGCGGGAAATTGGTTAAGCGGCGTGAGGATTATACGGGTTATGGTGCGTTTCAAACGGGTATGGCTGTCGGTGCAGATGGCGTTATTCATCTTGTGATAGATTTTTACGAGGGGAGGGGGACCTATGATCACCGCGGGCTGCATCAGGCTGTGTGTTATATGTGTAGCCGGGATGGTGGCGAGACGTGGGAGAGGGCCGATGGCTCGCGCGTCGCGTTGCCAGCGCGGCCCGAGCAGCTCGATGTTCTTGCGCGTTCTGAGGAGGATGAGCGGCATGAACCTATGCCCCGTCCCGAGGTTCTCGCACAGGGTTGTATCGTGGTTTCTTCTGGGGGTCCACATATTCTCTATGTTTCACATCTGGATGAGCCGGGTGAGATTGTTCACGCTTATCTCGATGCAGAGGGTGTCTGGCAGCGAGAGTCCATTGATGGGGGTTTTCCTGATCACCGTCCGACGGGGTGCCGGGGTGCGTTTAGTGTGGATGAAGCGGGTACTCTGTATGCGTTGCTGGAGTTTCAACCTCTTGGGAGGGGCTGGAATGAGGGCAAGCCCACGCGTGGATTAAACTGGGAGACAGAGGATAAGCGTCTGGTGTGGTTGACTTTGCAGGATGGGGATTGGAAGTCGCAACTCGCTTTGCCCCAGGATGCGATTTTTAATGAGGCGAATCTGGAACGTCCTGCTGGTGCCAATACCATTCCCGCAGGGCAGTACCCGCCTTTTGTTTTTTTTGATGGGGAGTCTCGTTATCCAGATAAAGAGGCAGGCGAGGTGATCAATAATCAGGTGTTTTTTTGTGGTTCGAAATAA
- the groES gene encoding co-chaperone GroES: MAKVKPLGDRVLVKPVEEEEQVKGGIIIPDTAKEKPQRGEIVAVGDGKADDSGNRIALSVAAGDTVLYGKYSGTEVRLDDEDYLIMPEGDILAIID, encoded by the coding sequence ATGGCGAAGGTGAAACCCCTCGGGGATCGCGTGCTGGTCAAACCTGTTGAAGAAGAAGAACAGGTCAAGGGCGGCATCATCATTCCCGACACAGCCAAAGAAAAACCCCAGCGGGGCGAAATTGTGGCTGTTGGCGATGGCAAAGCCGACGACTCGGGTAACCGGATTGCACTGTCGGTCGCAGCTGGTGACACAGTACTTTACGGCAAGTATTCGGGCACAGAAGTCCGTCTGGACGACGAAGACTATCTGATCATGCCCGAAGGCGATATTTTAGCGATCATTGATTAA
- the groL gene encoding chaperonin GroEL (60 kDa chaperone family; promotes refolding of misfolded polypeptides especially under stressful conditions; forms two stacked rings of heptamers to form a barrel-shaped 14mer; ends can be capped by GroES; misfolded proteins enter the barrel where they are refolded when GroES binds), translated as MAKQLEFDVAAREALKRGVDQLSDTVKVTLGPKGRNVVLDKKFGSPTVTKDGVTVAKEVELEDPYENMGAQMVKEVASKTSDVAGDGTTTATVLAQSIFHQGLRNVTAGANPMDLKRGIDKAVAASVSLVHDMSKPVAGRTDIAQVASTSANNDKAIGDLIADAMEKVGKDGVITVEEARSIETTLDVVEGMQFDRGYVSPYFVTDADNMEAILEEAYILIHDKKISAMRDLLPVLEKIAQTGKPLMIIAEDIEGEALATLVVNKVRGTLKVAAVKAPGFGDRRTAMLEDIAILTGGRVLSEDAGFKLENATTADLGEAKRITIDKDNTTIVEGGGNSADIQGRVGQIRRQIDETTSDYDQEKLQERLAKLAGGVAVINVGAATETEMKEKKARVEDALHATRAAVEEGIVPGGGVALIRAAAGLDETRENVDGDEKTGVDIVRRALEEPLRQIANNAGVEGALVVQKVASGEGNLGYNADTDDYEDMIQAGVPDPTKVTRSALENAASIASLLLTTEALVADIPEPEPPAPPAPPGGGMY; from the coding sequence ATGGCCAAGCAACTCGAATTTGATGTTGCCGCTCGCGAAGCCCTCAAACGAGGTGTAGATCAGTTGTCCGACACCGTAAAAGTCACACTGGGACCCAAGGGCCGCAATGTTGTACTGGACAAGAAATTTGGTTCACCCACTGTCACCAAAGACGGTGTCACGGTAGCCAAAGAAGTCGAATTGGAAGACCCCTATGAAAATATGGGCGCTCAGATGGTCAAAGAAGTCGCTTCCAAGACCTCTGACGTAGCTGGCGATGGCACAACCACAGCAACCGTACTCGCACAGTCGATATTCCACCAGGGCTTGCGCAATGTAACAGCCGGTGCCAACCCCATGGACCTCAAGCGCGGTATTGACAAAGCCGTGGCAGCCTCTGTCAGTCTGGTACACGACATGAGCAAACCCGTAGCGGGGCGTACAGACATCGCACAGGTTGCTTCTACCTCGGCCAACAACGACAAAGCCATTGGCGATTTGATAGCCGATGCAATGGAAAAAGTGGGCAAAGACGGCGTAATCACAGTCGAAGAAGCCCGCAGCATCGAAACCACACTGGACGTGGTCGAAGGCATGCAGTTTGACCGCGGATATGTGTCGCCTTATTTTGTCACCGATGCCGACAACATGGAAGCCATTCTGGAAGAAGCGTACATTTTAATTCACGACAAAAAAATCTCGGCAATGCGCGACCTGCTTCCCGTACTGGAAAAAATCGCACAAACGGGCAAGCCCCTGATGATCATTGCCGAAGATATCGAAGGCGAAGCCCTCGCCACACTGGTCGTAAACAAAGTGCGCGGCACATTGAAAGTCGCCGCAGTAAAAGCTCCCGGCTTTGGCGACCGCCGCACGGCAATGCTGGAAGACATCGCCATCTTGACGGGTGGTCGCGTCTTATCCGAAGATGCGGGCTTCAAACTGGAAAATGCCACCACCGCAGACCTCGGTGAAGCCAAACGCATTACCATCGACAAAGACAACACAACCATCGTCGAAGGCGGTGGTAATAGTGCCGATATCCAGGGACGCGTTGGACAAATTCGCCGGCAGATCGACGAAACCACATCTGACTACGACCAGGAAAAGCTGCAAGAACGCCTGGCCAAACTGGCCGGCGGTGTGGCCGTAATTAATGTGGGCGCTGCCACAGAAACAGAAATGAAAGAAAAAAAGGCCCGCGTTGAAGATGCCTTGCACGCCACGCGCGCCGCAGTTGAAGAAGGCATCGTTCCCGGCGGTGGCGTCGCATTGATTCGCGCTGCAGCTGGCCTGGATGAAACGCGCGAAAATGTTGACGGTGACGAAAAAACCGGCGTGGATATCGTGCGCCGAGCACTGGAAGAGCCACTGCGCCAGATCGCCAATAACGCCGGTGTTGAAGGCGCCCTGGTCGTACAAAAGGTCGCCTCTGGCGAAGGCAATTTGGGCTATAATGCCGATACAGACGACTACGAAGACATGATTCAAGCCGGCGTGCCCGACCCGACCAAAGTCACGCGGTCTGCACTCGAAAACGCCGCTTCGATAGCCAGTCTGTTATTGACGACCGAAGCACTGGTGGCAGATATACCCGAACCCGAGCCACCAGCACCTCCTGCACCTCCGGGTGGTGGAATGTATTAA
- a CDS encoding sialidase family protein, whose product MKTHVYTSGQDGYHTYRIPALLVTKAGTLLAFCEGRRTGRGDHGDLDLLVKRSEDGGETWSEQLLIYGEPGEVTIGNPCPVVDGDTGVIWLPFCRENDDVFITHSGDDGKTWADPVEITAVVKKPSWNWYATGPGVGIQLQRGEHRGRLVIPCDHREDETYGNGSHAIYSDDHGATWQMSTLITPGANECQVVELSDGSLKMNIRMQTYSEGLRGISVSGDGGHNWSEVVHDANLPCPKCQASLIGEGDRLFFSNPVSLTPVESPEAGERFYPGKGRGERENMTVRLSEDGGETWSREKLLHEGPAAYSCLALLPGGDVGCLYEAGEEHSYQYLIFERFGI is encoded by the coding sequence ATGAAGACACATGTATATACCAGTGGACAAGATGGATATCACACGTATCGCATTCCCGCATTGCTGGTGACAAAGGCGGGGACACTGCTGGCGTTTTGCGAGGGGCGGCGCACCGGGCGGGGAGATCACGGGGATCTCGATTTGCTGGTGAAGCGGTCGGAGGACGGTGGGGAGACGTGGTCTGAACAGTTGTTGATTTACGGGGAGCCTGGGGAGGTGACGATTGGCAATCCGTGTCCTGTAGTGGATGGTGATACGGGTGTGATCTGGTTGCCGTTTTGTCGAGAGAATGACGATGTGTTTATTACGCATAGTGGAGATGATGGGAAGACGTGGGCAGATCCTGTGGAGATTACTGCGGTTGTGAAGAAGCCTTCGTGGAATTGGTATGCGACGGGTCCGGGTGTTGGTATTCAGTTGCAGCGGGGGGAGCACAGGGGACGGCTGGTGATTCCGTGCGATCACCGGGAGGATGAGACTTATGGGAATGGTTCGCATGCGATTTATAGCGATGATCACGGGGCGACGTGGCAGATGAGTACGTTGATTACACCGGGTGCGAATGAATGTCAGGTTGTCGAGTTATCCGATGGGTCGTTGAAGATGAATATTCGGATGCAGACGTATAGCGAGGGGTTGCGGGGGATTTCGGTGAGTGGGGATGGGGGACACAATTGGTCAGAGGTTGTACACGATGCGAATTTGCCGTGTCCCAAATGTCAGGCGAGTTTGATAGGCGAAGGCGATCGGTTGTTTTTTTCAAATCCAGTGTCGCTTACGCCGGTAGAAAGTCCCGAAGCTGGAGAGCGGTTTTATCCAGGGAAGGGACGAGGGGAGCGCGAGAATATGACTGTGCGTTTGAGCGAGGATGGCGGGGAGACGTGGTCCCGGGAAAAGCTGTTGCACGAGGGTCCGGCAGCGTATTCCTGTCTGGCTCTGTTGCCCGGGGGAGATGTTGGATGTTTGTATGAGGCGGGGGAAGAACATTCGTATCAGTATTTGATTTTTGAGCGGTTTGGGATATGA
- a CDS encoding superoxide dismutase: MKHLTASFLSVFLLPVLVGAHCEIPCGIYGDEGRFALLLENVTTIEKSMNEINKLSGESEKNNNQIVRWVVNKEHHADQIRDIVAQYFLAQRITEPAEGDTAAAKAYTEKLIALHKIIRTAMKCKQTTDPKNAQTLRDHINAFQALYNAK, encoded by the coding sequence ATGAAACATCTTACTGCTTCTTTCCTGAGCGTATTCCTATTACCCGTTCTCGTCGGAGCGCACTGCGAGATACCGTGTGGGATCTATGGCGATGAGGGTCGGTTTGCTCTGCTATTGGAAAATGTGACCACCATTGAAAAATCGATGAACGAAATCAACAAATTATCGGGAGAAAGCGAAAAGAACAACAACCAGATCGTGCGGTGGGTCGTCAACAAAGAGCACCATGCCGATCAGATTCGCGACATCGTCGCACAATACTTCCTGGCGCAACGGATCACAGAACCTGCAGAAGGGGATACCGCGGCAGCAAAAGCCTATACTGAAAAGCTAATAGCCCTGCACAAAATTATACGCACGGCAATGAAATGCAAACAAACCACAGACCCGAAAAACGCGCAGACCTTGCGCGATCACATAAACGCCTTTCAGGCGCTTTACAATGCGAAATAG